In Miscanthus floridulus cultivar M001 chromosome 5, ASM1932011v1, whole genome shotgun sequence, one genomic interval encodes:
- the LOC136454521 gene encoding alpha,alpha-trehalose-phosphate synthase [UDP-forming] 5-like, translating to MQYDSTTFNLCHSHWLPLRAAEDPNSTFGFAFSFDPDAVVFQLSLGLLAPVTFIGTLPDSAESKVVPSNKLDEYLMENFSYLLVYLDGAHHNEFYDDFCKDYLWTLFVDRVIEVVSPNNGDLVIVHNYHLGCSLKI from the exons ATGCAATATGATTCAACTACTTTCAACCTATGTCATTCCCACTGGCTCCCTCTCCGCGCAGCGGAGGACCCAAACTCAACGTTCGGCTTCGCCTTCTCCTTCGACCCTGACGCGGTGGTGTTCCAGCTTTCGCTTGGCCTTTTGGCACCCGTCACTTTCATCGGTACACTACCCGATTCAGCCGAATCCAAGGTCGTCCCCTCCAACAAGCTCGACGAATACCTCATGGAGAATTTCTCCTACCTCCTCGTGTACCTCGACGGTGCCCACCACAACGAGTTCTATGACGACTTCTGCAAGGACTACCTGTGGACGTTG TTCGTGGACCGCGTAATCGAGGTGGTCTCCCCAAACAACGGTGACCTTGTCATCGTCCACAACTACCACCTTGGTTGCTCCCTGAAG ATTTAA